The proteins below are encoded in one region of Saccopteryx leptura isolate mSacLep1 chromosome 1, mSacLep1_pri_phased_curated, whole genome shotgun sequence:
- the FZR1 gene encoding fizzy-related protein homolog isoform X3 has protein sequence MLIIPQVSEMRRTLTPANSPVSSPSKHGDRFIPSRAGANWSVNFHRINENEKSPSQNRKAKDATSDNGKDGLAYSALLKNELLGAGIEKVQDPQTEDRRLQPSTPEKKGLFTYSLSTKRSSPDDGNDVSPYSLSPVSNKSQKLLRSPRKPTRKISKIPFKVLDAPELQDDFYLNLVDWSSLNVLSVGLGTCVYLWSACTSQVTRLCDLSVEGDSVTSVGWSERGNLVAVGTHKGFVQIWDAAAGKKLSMLEGHTARVGALAWNADQLSSGSRDRMILQRDIRTPPLQSERRLQGHRQEVCGLKWSTDHQLLASGGNDNKLLVWNHSSLSPVQQYTEHLAAVKAIAWSPHQHGLLASGGGTADRCIRFWNTLTGQPLQCIDTGSQVCNLAWSKHANELVSTHGYSQNQILVWKYPSLTQVAKLTGHSYRVLYLAMSPDGEAIVTGAGDETLRFWNVFSKTRSTKVKWESVSVLNLFTRIR, from the exons CATCCCACAG GTTTCGGAAATGCGGCGGACCCTGACACCTGCCAACTCCCCTGTGTCCTCCCCCAGCAAGCACGGGGACCGCTTCATCCCCTCGAGAGCCGGTGCCAACTGGAGTGTCAATTTCCACAGGATCAAT gaAAATGAGAAGTCTCCCAGCCAGAACCGGAAAGCCAAGGATGCCACCTCGGACAATGGCAAAG ATGGCCTGGCCTACTCAGCCCTGCTGAAGAATGAGCTGCTAGGAGCTGGCATCGAGAAGGTGCAGGACCCACAGACGGAGGACCGCAGGCTACAGCCCTCCACACCTGAGAAGAAAGGCCTCTTCACG TATTCCCTCAGTACCAAGCGCTCGAGCCCTGATGATGGCAATGATGTGTCTCCCTACTCCTTGTCTCCCGTCAGCAACAAAAG TCAGAAGTTACTGCGGTCACCACGGAAACCCACGCGCAAGATCTCCAAGATCCCCTTCAAGGTTCTGGATGCACCCGAGCTGCAAGATGACTTCTACCTGAACCTGGTGGACTGGTCATCTCTCAACGTGCTCAGTGTGGGGCTGGGCACCTGTGTGTACCTTTGGAGCGCCTGCACCAGCCAG GTGACCCGGCTGTGTGACCTCTCTGTCGAAGGAGACTCAGTGACCTCCGTGGGCTGGTCTGAGAGG GGGAACCTAGTAGCCGTAGGCACGCACAAGGGCTTTGTACAGATCTGGGATGCAGCCGCAGGGAAGAAACTCTCCATGCTGGAAGGCCACACAGCACGTGTTG GGGCGCTGGCCTGGAATGCCGACCAGCTCTCATCTGGGAGCCGGGATCGCATGATCCTGCAAAGGGACATCCGCACCCCACCTCTTCAGTCTGAGCGGAGGCTGCAAGGCCACCGGCAGGAGGTGTGTGGGCTGAAGTGGTCCACCGACCACCAGCTTCTCGCCTCAGGAGGCAATGACAACAAG ctgctgGTCTGGAACCACTCAAGCCTGAGTCCTGTGCAGCAGTACACGGAGCACCTGGCGGCTGTGAAGGCCATAGCCTGGTCCCCACACCAGCACGGGCTGCTGGCATCCGGCGGTGGCACAGCTGACCGCTGCATCCGCTTCTGGAACACACTCACAGGGCAGCCGCTGCAGTGCATAGACACAGGCTCCCAGGTGTGCAACCTGGCCTGGTCTAAGCACGCCAACGAGCTG GTGAGTACACATGGCTACTCACAGAACCAGATCCTGGTCTGGAAGTACCCGTCCCTGACCCAGGTGGCCAAGTTGACCGGGCACTCCTACCGGGTTCTATATTTG GCTATGTCCCCTGATGGAGAGGCCATTGTCACTGGTGCTGGAGACGAAACCCTGAGGTTCTGGAATGTCTTTAGCAAAACCCGTTCAACAAAGGTAAAGTGG GAATCTGTGTCCGTCCTCAACCTCTTCACCAGGATCCGGTAA
- the FZR1 gene encoding fizzy-related protein homolog isoform X1 yields MDQDYERRLLRQIIIQNENTMPCVSEMRRTLTPANSPVSSPSKHGDRFIPSRAGANWSVNFHRINENEKSPSQNRKAKDATSDNGKDGLAYSALLKNELLGAGIEKVQDPQTEDRRLQPSTPEKKGLFTYSLSTKRSSPDDGNDVSPYSLSPVSNKSQKLLRSPRKPTRKISKIPFKVLDAPELQDDFYLNLVDWSSLNVLSVGLGTCVYLWSACTSQVTRLCDLSVEGDSVTSVGWSERGNLVAVGTHKGFVQIWDAAAGKKLSMLEGHTARVGALAWNADQLSSGSRDRMILQRDIRTPPLQSERRLQGHRQEVCGLKWSTDHQLLASGGNDNKLLVWNHSSLSPVQQYTEHLAAVKAIAWSPHQHGLLASGGGTADRCIRFWNTLTGQPLQCIDTGSQVCNLAWSKHANELVSTHGYSQNQILVWKYPSLTQVAKLTGHSYRVLYLAMSPDGEAIVTGAGDETLRFWNVFSKTRSTKVKWESVSVLNLFTRIR; encoded by the exons GTTTCGGAAATGCGGCGGACCCTGACACCTGCCAACTCCCCTGTGTCCTCCCCCAGCAAGCACGGGGACCGCTTCATCCCCTCGAGAGCCGGTGCCAACTGGAGTGTCAATTTCCACAGGATCAAT gaAAATGAGAAGTCTCCCAGCCAGAACCGGAAAGCCAAGGATGCCACCTCGGACAATGGCAAAG ATGGCCTGGCCTACTCAGCCCTGCTGAAGAATGAGCTGCTAGGAGCTGGCATCGAGAAGGTGCAGGACCCACAGACGGAGGACCGCAGGCTACAGCCCTCCACACCTGAGAAGAAAGGCCTCTTCACG TATTCCCTCAGTACCAAGCGCTCGAGCCCTGATGATGGCAATGATGTGTCTCCCTACTCCTTGTCTCCCGTCAGCAACAAAAG TCAGAAGTTACTGCGGTCACCACGGAAACCCACGCGCAAGATCTCCAAGATCCCCTTCAAGGTTCTGGATGCACCCGAGCTGCAAGATGACTTCTACCTGAACCTGGTGGACTGGTCATCTCTCAACGTGCTCAGTGTGGGGCTGGGCACCTGTGTGTACCTTTGGAGCGCCTGCACCAGCCAG GTGACCCGGCTGTGTGACCTCTCTGTCGAAGGAGACTCAGTGACCTCCGTGGGCTGGTCTGAGAGG GGGAACCTAGTAGCCGTAGGCACGCACAAGGGCTTTGTACAGATCTGGGATGCAGCCGCAGGGAAGAAACTCTCCATGCTGGAAGGCCACACAGCACGTGTTG GGGCGCTGGCCTGGAATGCCGACCAGCTCTCATCTGGGAGCCGGGATCGCATGATCCTGCAAAGGGACATCCGCACCCCACCTCTTCAGTCTGAGCGGAGGCTGCAAGGCCACCGGCAGGAGGTGTGTGGGCTGAAGTGGTCCACCGACCACCAGCTTCTCGCCTCAGGAGGCAATGACAACAAG ctgctgGTCTGGAACCACTCAAGCCTGAGTCCTGTGCAGCAGTACACGGAGCACCTGGCGGCTGTGAAGGCCATAGCCTGGTCCCCACACCAGCACGGGCTGCTGGCATCCGGCGGTGGCACAGCTGACCGCTGCATCCGCTTCTGGAACACACTCACAGGGCAGCCGCTGCAGTGCATAGACACAGGCTCCCAGGTGTGCAACCTGGCCTGGTCTAAGCACGCCAACGAGCTG GTGAGTACACATGGCTACTCACAGAACCAGATCCTGGTCTGGAAGTACCCGTCCCTGACCCAGGTGGCCAAGTTGACCGGGCACTCCTACCGGGTTCTATATTTG GCTATGTCCCCTGATGGAGAGGCCATTGTCACTGGTGCTGGAGACGAAACCCTGAGGTTCTGGAATGTCTTTAGCAAAACCCGTTCAACAAAGGTAAAGTGG GAATCTGTGTCCGTCCTCAACCTCTTCACCAGGATCCGGTAA
- the FZR1 gene encoding fizzy-related protein homolog isoform X2, which produces MDQDYERRLLRQIIIQNENTMPCVSEMRRTLTPANSPVSSPSKHGDRFIPSRAGANWSVNFHRINENEKSPSQNRKAKDATSDNGKDGLAYSALLKNELLGAGIEKVQDPQTEDRRLQPSTPEKKGLFTYSLSTKRSSPDDGNDVSPYSLSPVSNKSQKLLRSPRKPTRKISKIPFKVLDAPELQDDFYLNLVDWSSLNVLSVGLGTCVYLWSACTSQVTRLCDLSVEGDSVTSVGWSERGNLVAVGTHKGFVQIWDAAAGKKLSMLEGHTARVGALAWNADQLSSGSRDRMILQRDIRTPPLQSERRLQGHRQEVCGLKWSTDHQLLASGGNDNKLLVWNHSSLSPVQQYTEHLAAVKAIAWSPHQHGLLASGGGTADRCIRFWNTLTGQPLQCIDTGSQVCNLAWSKHANELVSTHGYSQNQILVWKYPSLTQVAKLTGHSYRVLYLAMSPDGEAIVTGAGDETLRFWNVFSKTRSTKESVSVLNLFTRIR; this is translated from the exons GTTTCGGAAATGCGGCGGACCCTGACACCTGCCAACTCCCCTGTGTCCTCCCCCAGCAAGCACGGGGACCGCTTCATCCCCTCGAGAGCCGGTGCCAACTGGAGTGTCAATTTCCACAGGATCAAT gaAAATGAGAAGTCTCCCAGCCAGAACCGGAAAGCCAAGGATGCCACCTCGGACAATGGCAAAG ATGGCCTGGCCTACTCAGCCCTGCTGAAGAATGAGCTGCTAGGAGCTGGCATCGAGAAGGTGCAGGACCCACAGACGGAGGACCGCAGGCTACAGCCCTCCACACCTGAGAAGAAAGGCCTCTTCACG TATTCCCTCAGTACCAAGCGCTCGAGCCCTGATGATGGCAATGATGTGTCTCCCTACTCCTTGTCTCCCGTCAGCAACAAAAG TCAGAAGTTACTGCGGTCACCACGGAAACCCACGCGCAAGATCTCCAAGATCCCCTTCAAGGTTCTGGATGCACCCGAGCTGCAAGATGACTTCTACCTGAACCTGGTGGACTGGTCATCTCTCAACGTGCTCAGTGTGGGGCTGGGCACCTGTGTGTACCTTTGGAGCGCCTGCACCAGCCAG GTGACCCGGCTGTGTGACCTCTCTGTCGAAGGAGACTCAGTGACCTCCGTGGGCTGGTCTGAGAGG GGGAACCTAGTAGCCGTAGGCACGCACAAGGGCTTTGTACAGATCTGGGATGCAGCCGCAGGGAAGAAACTCTCCATGCTGGAAGGCCACACAGCACGTGTTG GGGCGCTGGCCTGGAATGCCGACCAGCTCTCATCTGGGAGCCGGGATCGCATGATCCTGCAAAGGGACATCCGCACCCCACCTCTTCAGTCTGAGCGGAGGCTGCAAGGCCACCGGCAGGAGGTGTGTGGGCTGAAGTGGTCCACCGACCACCAGCTTCTCGCCTCAGGAGGCAATGACAACAAG ctgctgGTCTGGAACCACTCAAGCCTGAGTCCTGTGCAGCAGTACACGGAGCACCTGGCGGCTGTGAAGGCCATAGCCTGGTCCCCACACCAGCACGGGCTGCTGGCATCCGGCGGTGGCACAGCTGACCGCTGCATCCGCTTCTGGAACACACTCACAGGGCAGCCGCTGCAGTGCATAGACACAGGCTCCCAGGTGTGCAACCTGGCCTGGTCTAAGCACGCCAACGAGCTG GTGAGTACACATGGCTACTCACAGAACCAGATCCTGGTCTGGAAGTACCCGTCCCTGACCCAGGTGGCCAAGTTGACCGGGCACTCCTACCGGGTTCTATATTTG GCTATGTCCCCTGATGGAGAGGCCATTGTCACTGGTGCTGGAGACGAAACCCTGAGGTTCTGGAATGTCTTTAGCAAAACCCGTTCAACAAAG GAATCTGTGTCCGTCCTCAACCTCTTCACCAGGATCCGGTAA
- the FZR1 gene encoding fizzy-related protein homolog isoform X4 has protein sequence MRRTLTPANSPVSSPSKHGDRFIPSRAGANWSVNFHRINENEKSPSQNRKAKDATSDNGKDGLAYSALLKNELLGAGIEKVQDPQTEDRRLQPSTPEKKGLFTYSLSTKRSSPDDGNDVSPYSLSPVSNKSQKLLRSPRKPTRKISKIPFKVLDAPELQDDFYLNLVDWSSLNVLSVGLGTCVYLWSACTSQVTRLCDLSVEGDSVTSVGWSERGNLVAVGTHKGFVQIWDAAAGKKLSMLEGHTARVGALAWNADQLSSGSRDRMILQRDIRTPPLQSERRLQGHRQEVCGLKWSTDHQLLASGGNDNKLLVWNHSSLSPVQQYTEHLAAVKAIAWSPHQHGLLASGGGTADRCIRFWNTLTGQPLQCIDTGSQVCNLAWSKHANELVSTHGYSQNQILVWKYPSLTQVAKLTGHSYRVLYLAMSPDGEAIVTGAGDETLRFWNVFSKTRSTKVKWESVSVLNLFTRIR, from the exons ATGCGGCGGACCCTGACACCTGCCAACTCCCCTGTGTCCTCCCCCAGCAAGCACGGGGACCGCTTCATCCCCTCGAGAGCCGGTGCCAACTGGAGTGTCAATTTCCACAGGATCAAT gaAAATGAGAAGTCTCCCAGCCAGAACCGGAAAGCCAAGGATGCCACCTCGGACAATGGCAAAG ATGGCCTGGCCTACTCAGCCCTGCTGAAGAATGAGCTGCTAGGAGCTGGCATCGAGAAGGTGCAGGACCCACAGACGGAGGACCGCAGGCTACAGCCCTCCACACCTGAGAAGAAAGGCCTCTTCACG TATTCCCTCAGTACCAAGCGCTCGAGCCCTGATGATGGCAATGATGTGTCTCCCTACTCCTTGTCTCCCGTCAGCAACAAAAG TCAGAAGTTACTGCGGTCACCACGGAAACCCACGCGCAAGATCTCCAAGATCCCCTTCAAGGTTCTGGATGCACCCGAGCTGCAAGATGACTTCTACCTGAACCTGGTGGACTGGTCATCTCTCAACGTGCTCAGTGTGGGGCTGGGCACCTGTGTGTACCTTTGGAGCGCCTGCACCAGCCAG GTGACCCGGCTGTGTGACCTCTCTGTCGAAGGAGACTCAGTGACCTCCGTGGGCTGGTCTGAGAGG GGGAACCTAGTAGCCGTAGGCACGCACAAGGGCTTTGTACAGATCTGGGATGCAGCCGCAGGGAAGAAACTCTCCATGCTGGAAGGCCACACAGCACGTGTTG GGGCGCTGGCCTGGAATGCCGACCAGCTCTCATCTGGGAGCCGGGATCGCATGATCCTGCAAAGGGACATCCGCACCCCACCTCTTCAGTCTGAGCGGAGGCTGCAAGGCCACCGGCAGGAGGTGTGTGGGCTGAAGTGGTCCACCGACCACCAGCTTCTCGCCTCAGGAGGCAATGACAACAAG ctgctgGTCTGGAACCACTCAAGCCTGAGTCCTGTGCAGCAGTACACGGAGCACCTGGCGGCTGTGAAGGCCATAGCCTGGTCCCCACACCAGCACGGGCTGCTGGCATCCGGCGGTGGCACAGCTGACCGCTGCATCCGCTTCTGGAACACACTCACAGGGCAGCCGCTGCAGTGCATAGACACAGGCTCCCAGGTGTGCAACCTGGCCTGGTCTAAGCACGCCAACGAGCTG GTGAGTACACATGGCTACTCACAGAACCAGATCCTGGTCTGGAAGTACCCGTCCCTGACCCAGGTGGCCAAGTTGACCGGGCACTCCTACCGGGTTCTATATTTG GCTATGTCCCCTGATGGAGAGGCCATTGTCACTGGTGCTGGAGACGAAACCCTGAGGTTCTGGAATGTCTTTAGCAAAACCCGTTCAACAAAGGTAAAGTGG GAATCTGTGTCCGTCCTCAACCTCTTCACCAGGATCCGGTAA
- the TEKTIP1 gene encoding tektin bundle-interacting protein 1, giving the protein MQTLKQEATKPCVPQGTLEMDFPAPLYSDDYLSLEGPRWTPAIKQAVRWEYTPMGCDSAGQLWYTGLTNSDSREAWYTFPRALDSPYREAYTRWHGCYSHQKHSMPLAHTQHLQETAWYDSIVPSQYRTSSTRWGTMLWQDRPIWGKEYVVNRHQYVVEPLRCVSDYVPYLSALQRPRYTAQNYRQWDLEPYCPSTGRQPPPTL; this is encoded by the exons ATGCAGACCCTGAAGCAGGAAGCTACCAAGCCCTGTGTCCCCCAGGGGACCCTTGAAATGGACTTCCCAGCACCTCTCTACAG TGATGACTACCTGTCCCTGGAGGGGCCCCGCTGGACACCAGCCATCAAGCAGGCAGTGCGCTGGGAATACACACCCATGGGGTGTGACTCAGCTGGCCAGCTGTGGTACACAGGCCTAACCAATTCGGACTCCCGCGAAGCCTGGTACACGTTCCCAAGGGCTCTGGACAGCCCCTACCGAGAGGCTTACACCCGCTGGCATGGATGCTACAGCCACCAGAAGCACAGCATGCCCTTGG CCCACACCCAGCACCTCCAGGAGACTGCCTGGTACGACTCCATCGTGCCTTCCCAGTACAGGACCTCCAGCACGAGGTGGGGGACCATGTTGTGGCAAGACAGACCCATCTGGGGCAAGGAATATG TGGTCAACAGGCACCAATATGTGGTAGAGCCCCTGAGGTGTGTGTCAGACTACGTGCCCTACCTGTCGGCACTGCAGCGTCCACGCTATACAGCCCAGAACTACCGGCAGTGGGACCTGGAACCCTACTGCCCATCCACTGGCCGGCAGCCCCCACCCACTCTCTGA